The proteins below come from a single Strix uralensis isolate ZFMK-TIS-50842 chromosome 8, bStrUra1, whole genome shotgun sequence genomic window:
- the HENMT1 gene encoding small RNA 2'-O-methyltransferase isoform X2 produces MDKNFQEEQFTGIITFTPPLYKQRYQFIKDLVEKYKPKKVADLGCADCTLLWMLKFCSCIEVLAGLDICASVMKEKIIEHLEESELKKFPEVVFGFMAPSIVVISTPNSEFNPLLPGVTLFRHPDHKFEWNRVQFQSWALEIARHYGYSVEFTGVGHPPTGMENVGFCTQIGVFVRKYTQTSESAQSETPTEGVYKMVFRAVYPSLKDEKYLQNAVVSEVIFTAQIIKRRLLDRLMSEHEEYNDDTTERKSKFQPLMNCFSEDLGKLVVEKSMEPFVKGRVVYIPLTTIFSFPKVIQLCGTFEKLCKLIAGKVTLSSDGSAVMFNTEHEHEEN; encoded by the exons ATGGATAAGAACTTTCAAGAAGAACAGTTTACAGGAATTATTACATTTACACCTCCTTTGTACAAACAACGCTACCAGTTCATTAAAGATTTAGTGGAGAAATACAAACCTAAGAAG GTGGCTGATTTAGGATGTGCTGACTGCACGCTTCTCTGGATGCTGAAATTCTGTAGTTGCATTGAAGTGTTAGCTGGGCTAGATATCTGTGCAAGTgtaatgaaagagaaaat AATAGAGCACCTGGAAGAATCAGAACTAAAGAAGTTTCCTGAAGTGGTGTTTGGTTTCATGGCTCCAAGCATAGTTGTGATCAGTACTCCAAATTCTGAATTTAACCCTTTGCTTCCAGGAGTGACATTATTCAGGCATCCAGACCACAAGTTTGAGTGGAACCGTGTGCAGTTTCAAAGCTG GGCTCTAGAGATTGCTAGACACTATGGTTACTCCGTGGAATTTACTGGCGTAGGGCACCCACCGACAGGAATGGAGAATGTTGGGTTTTGTACCCAAATAGGTGTGTTTGTTAGAAAATATACTCAAACCAGTGAATCTGCTCAGTCTGAGACACCCACTGAAGGAGTTTACAAAATG GTCTTCAGAGCAGTGTATCCAAGTCTTAAAGATGAGAAGTACCTGCAGAATGCAGTGGTCAGTGAAGTTATTTTCACAGCACAAATCATTAAGCGACGTCTGCTGGACCGTTTAATGTCAGAACATGAGGAGTATAATGATGATACTACTGAGAGAAAATCCAAATTCCAACCTTTAATgaactgtttttcagaagatCTTGGAAAACTGGTGGTTGAAAAAAGCATGGAACCTTTTGTCAAGGGAAGAGTGGTTTATATACCTCTTACAacaatcttttcttttcccaaagtGATTCAACTTTGTGGTACCTTTGAGAAATTATGCAAGCTTATTGCTGGCAAGGTCACACTGAGCAGTGATGGTTCTGCCGTGATGTTCAATACTGAACATGAACACGAAGAGAATTAG
- the HENMT1 gene encoding small RNA 2'-O-methyltransferase isoform X1, translating into MDKNFQEEQFTGIITFTPPLYKQRYQFIKDLVEKYKPKKVADLGCADCTLLWMLKFCSCIEVLAGLDICASVMKEKMHRLSPLPVDYLQPPERSLTVTLHHGSVAHKDPCMLGFDLVTCIELIEHLEESELKKFPEVVFGFMAPSIVVISTPNSEFNPLLPGVTLFRHPDHKFEWNRVQFQSWALEIARHYGYSVEFTGVGHPPTGMENVGFCTQIGVFVRKYTQTSESAQSETPTEGVYKMVFRAVYPSLKDEKYLQNAVVSEVIFTAQIIKRRLLDRLMSEHEEYNDDTTERKSKFQPLMNCFSEDLGKLVVEKSMEPFVKGRVVYIPLTTIFSFPKVIQLCGTFEKLCKLIAGKVTLSSDGSAVMFNTEHEHEEN; encoded by the exons ATGGATAAGAACTTTCAAGAAGAACAGTTTACAGGAATTATTACATTTACACCTCCTTTGTACAAACAACGCTACCAGTTCATTAAAGATTTAGTGGAGAAATACAAACCTAAGAAG GTGGCTGATTTAGGATGTGCTGACTGCACGCTTCTCTGGATGCTGAAATTCTGTAGTTGCATTGAAGTGTTAGCTGGGCTAGATATCTGTGCAAGTgtaatgaaagagaaaat GCATAGGCTGTCTCCTCTTCCTGTTGATTACTTGCAACCACCTGAAAGATCCCTGACTGTTACATTGCATCATGGTTCAGTTGCCCATAAGGATCCTTGCATGCTTGGTTTTGACTTGGTAACGTGTATTGAACT AATAGAGCACCTGGAAGAATCAGAACTAAAGAAGTTTCCTGAAGTGGTGTTTGGTTTCATGGCTCCAAGCATAGTTGTGATCAGTACTCCAAATTCTGAATTTAACCCTTTGCTTCCAGGAGTGACATTATTCAGGCATCCAGACCACAAGTTTGAGTGGAACCGTGTGCAGTTTCAAAGCTG GGCTCTAGAGATTGCTAGACACTATGGTTACTCCGTGGAATTTACTGGCGTAGGGCACCCACCGACAGGAATGGAGAATGTTGGGTTTTGTACCCAAATAGGTGTGTTTGTTAGAAAATATACTCAAACCAGTGAATCTGCTCAGTCTGAGACACCCACTGAAGGAGTTTACAAAATG GTCTTCAGAGCAGTGTATCCAAGTCTTAAAGATGAGAAGTACCTGCAGAATGCAGTGGTCAGTGAAGTTATTTTCACAGCACAAATCATTAAGCGACGTCTGCTGGACCGTTTAATGTCAGAACATGAGGAGTATAATGATGATACTACTGAGAGAAAATCCAAATTCCAACCTTTAATgaactgtttttcagaagatCTTGGAAAACTGGTGGTTGAAAAAAGCATGGAACCTTTTGTCAAGGGAAGAGTGGTTTATATACCTCTTACAacaatcttttcttttcccaaagtGATTCAACTTTGTGGTACCTTTGAGAAATTATGCAAGCTTATTGCTGGCAAGGTCACACTGAGCAGTGATGGTTCTGCCGTGATGTTCAATACTGAACATGAACACGAAGAGAATTAG